The Streptomyces europaeiscabiei genome window below encodes:
- a CDS encoding RICIN domain-containing protein produces MTPPPRANSLGLRRRCKAAAIRAVTLATAATAALLFAQPMNATTATPAPETRLDAAPVAVTDRQIPVPEVPMGWASWNAFAAKVDYNVIKQQVDAFVAAGLPEAGYEYINIDEGWWQGTRDSAGNITIDEAEWPGGMKAIADYIHSKGLKAGIYTDAGKDGCGYYFPTGRPAAPGSGSEGHYVQDMTQFSKWGFDFVKVDWCGGDAEGLDPKTTYQAISDAVATATATTGRPLALSLCNWGYSNPWNWAPGMGPMWRTNTDIYYHGQSLTYANMLTNYDRNVHPTAQHTGYYNDPDMLLIGMGLTAGQDRTHMNLWAISGAPLLAGNDLTTMTTETVNTLKNSEVIAVDQDPRGLQGVKVAEDTTGLQVYGKVLSGSGNRAVVLLNRTSTTQNMTIRWSDLGLTNASATVRDLWSRTNVGTPGTSYTTSVPAGSSMMFTIKGGTEQSASTYNGTSSFSGVVAGSTGLKTVDVSYTNNTSTARVGTLTVNGQTSTKVSFPPTGSSPGNISVAMSLTKGSANTIAFSGAPTLEGIVVRPLPGTNGTLITGTGSGRCADINDNTITNGTDAQLWDCSGGQNQSWTHTSRKELVVYGNKCLDAWDRGTSNGTRVVIWDCHGGTNQQWNVNSDGTIVNVNSGLCLDAYNAATANGTKLVLWACNGQNNQKWSQT; encoded by the coding sequence ATGACCCCCCCTCCGCGTGCCAACTCCCTTGGTCTCAGACGGCGTTGCAAGGCGGCGGCGATTCGCGCCGTCACCCTGGCGACCGCCGCGACGGCCGCCCTGCTCTTCGCCCAGCCGATGAACGCGACAACCGCGACGCCCGCCCCGGAGACGCGTCTCGACGCCGCGCCCGTCGCGGTGACGGACCGACAGATACCGGTCCCCGAAGTCCCGATGGGCTGGGCCTCCTGGAACGCCTTCGCCGCGAAGGTCGACTACAACGTGATCAAGCAGCAGGTCGACGCGTTCGTCGCGGCCGGGCTGCCCGAGGCCGGCTACGAGTACATCAACATCGACGAGGGCTGGTGGCAGGGCACCCGCGACAGCGCGGGCAACATCACCATCGACGAGGCCGAGTGGCCCGGCGGCATGAAGGCCATCGCCGACTACATCCACAGCAAGGGCCTCAAGGCGGGCATCTACACCGACGCCGGCAAGGACGGCTGCGGCTACTACTTCCCCACCGGCCGCCCGGCCGCGCCCGGCAGTGGCAGCGAGGGCCACTACGTCCAGGACATGACGCAGTTCTCCAAGTGGGGCTTCGACTTCGTGAAGGTCGACTGGTGCGGCGGTGACGCCGAGGGCCTCGACCCGAAGACGACCTACCAGGCGATCAGCGACGCCGTGGCCACCGCGACCGCCACCACCGGCCGCCCGCTCGCCCTCTCCCTGTGCAACTGGGGCTACTCCAACCCCTGGAACTGGGCTCCGGGCATGGGCCCGATGTGGCGCACGAACACGGACATCTACTACCACGGCCAGTCCCTGACGTACGCGAACATGCTGACCAACTACGACCGGAACGTGCACCCCACGGCCCAGCACACCGGGTACTACAACGACCCCGACATGCTGCTGATCGGCATGGGGCTCACCGCCGGCCAGGACCGCACCCACATGAACCTGTGGGCGATCTCCGGCGCCCCGCTGCTCGCCGGCAACGACCTCACCACCATGACCACCGAGACGGTGAACACCCTCAAGAACTCCGAGGTCATCGCCGTCGACCAGGACCCCCGCGGCCTCCAGGGCGTCAAGGTCGCCGAGGACACCACGGGCCTCCAGGTGTACGGCAAGGTCCTCTCCGGCAGCGGCAACCGCGCGGTCGTGCTCCTCAACCGCACCTCCACCACGCAGAACATGACCATCCGCTGGTCCGACCTCGGTCTGACGAACGCCTCCGCGACCGTCCGTGACCTGTGGAGCCGGACGAACGTCGGTACACCCGGCACGAGTTACACCACCAGCGTCCCCGCGGGTTCCTCCATGATGTTCACGATCAAGGGCGGCACCGAGCAGTCGGCGAGCACGTACAACGGCACGTCGAGCTTCTCCGGAGTGGTCGCCGGAAGCACCGGCCTGAAGACGGTCGACGTCTCCTACACCAACAACACCTCGACGGCCCGCGTCGGCACGCTCACGGTCAACGGCCAGACGTCGACGAAGGTCTCCTTCCCGCCGACCGGCTCGTCCCCCGGCAACATCTCCGTCGCCATGTCACTGACGAAGGGCAGCGCCAACACGATCGCGTTCTCCGGCGCCCCGACCCTGGAAGGCATCGTCGTACGACCGCTGCCGGGCACCAACGGCACGCTGATCACCGGCACGGGCTCCGGCCGCTGCGCGGACATCAACGACAACACCATCACCAACGGCACCGACGCCCAGCTGTGGGACTGCAGCGGCGGCCAGAACCAGTCCTGGACGCACACGTCCCGCAAGGAACTCGTCGTCTACGGCAACAAGTGCCTGGACGCCTGGGACCGCGGCACCTCCAACGGCACCCGCGTCGTCATCTGGGACTGCCACGGCGGCACCAACCAGCAGTGGAACGTGAACAGCGACGGCACGATCGTCAACGTCAACTCCGGTCTCTGCCTGGACGCCTACAACGCGGCCACCGCCAACGGCACGAAGCTCGTCCTGTGGGCCTGCAACGGCCAGAACAACCAGAAGTGGAGCCAGACGTGA
- a CDS encoding glycoside hydrolase family 2 TIM barrel-domain containing protein, with amino-acid sequence MPHPHPHTGTPAVRPVMSRRRLLEGGAALLGALAVSGGDAYAAPFSGTTADGTPEWSGNMALFQVGAEPPHATLMPYADVRQALTGDRTRSPYRLSLDGKWRFAYVDRPGDRDEDFYRTDVDDSDWDTIPVPSNWQLHGYDFPIYINITYPWWGPNGLGEEAQPPNAPTRYNPVGQYRRSFNLPKDWTAGDRRTFLHFEGVKSAHYVWINGELVGYHEDSYDPAEYDITKHLKPGSNQIAVEVYRYSDGDWLEDQDMIRLSGIFRSVYLYSTPAVHLRDFKLDTPLGDGYTTAELSVTASVRAYEAGHEGAYSVETQLYDSGGHAVWSRPLVQSVAVGASAVGEDVTVQAAKAVPSPELWSAEHPNLYTAVLHLRDPRGKIVETLSHRVGLREFALKDGLMRINGKPVSLRGTNRHEMHPDRGMALTRADLVEDMGIIKRLNINSVRTSHYPNNPLWYELADEYGLYLVDETNLETHGIRDRFPGNDPEWTKACVARARNMVHRDKNHASVVIWSLGNEAGGGSSFVAMRNWIESYDKTRVIQYEGDDRPTISQIRSEMYDSPQRVEQRAKDTSDTRPYVMIEYSHSMGNSTGNFKKYWDLIRRYPVLQGGWIWDFVDQSLTWPIPRLKVFTDAGPSGLQGQLLTAAGTFSREKGLSGATGFTRDPALDLTGSLTLEAWVTPHVTGGHQPLVAKGDTQYALKQSEKSIEFFIYGGGQWVSVSWGLPAEGWTGREHHVAGVFDAGAGSLTLYVDGEVKATRTTTRRPSVNTAPLALGTDTDNPTREFSGTIRRAGVYARALSRTELASGSRGPGDDGVRFWFDAATVEVAESRAKERSFFAYGGDWGDNPNDGAFVADGIVKADRGHTGKAAEVKRIYQAVHATPAGDGDTLASKTVTLTNEYLFTNLRELDGSWTLVADGKKIQDGRLTRDQLDVGPLSTKDITVPFSLPASPAPGTEYFLELSFTTKDATPWAESGFEVARQQLPVDADSPAVTPVPLADVPVLKYEESDEAVTVTGKGYPGRFSVTVDKASGTITSYKAGGTRLISSGPVPNFWRAPTDNDHGNGQHTRNQTWRDAGTNRKVTAVTVRPLGDDRAVEIKVTGTLPTTTESTYSTTYTVFGNGEIKVDNTLHPGAASLPYIPEVGNLLLLNRRLDRLHYYGRGPEENHWDRNNGTDVGLYSGDVADQWSGYIRPQENGNKTDVRWAAVTDRDGVGLLVSGDSLIEVNASYFTPEDLSTGLRHDYHLTPRDTVVLRVNHRQMGVGGDNSWGAHTHDEFKLFANRDYSYTYRLRPLTDVAGATAASRRPTATK; translated from the coding sequence ACGAGGACTTCTACAGGACGGACGTCGACGACAGCGACTGGGACACGATCCCGGTGCCGTCCAACTGGCAGCTGCACGGCTACGACTTCCCCATCTACATCAACATCACCTACCCCTGGTGGGGCCCGAACGGTCTCGGCGAGGAGGCGCAGCCGCCGAACGCGCCGACCCGCTACAACCCCGTCGGCCAGTACCGGCGCAGCTTCAACCTCCCCAAGGACTGGACCGCCGGCGACCGCCGTACCTTCCTGCACTTCGAGGGCGTCAAGTCGGCCCACTACGTGTGGATCAACGGCGAACTCGTCGGCTACCACGAGGACTCGTACGACCCGGCCGAGTACGACATCACCAAGCACCTCAAGCCGGGGTCGAACCAGATCGCCGTCGAGGTCTACCGGTACTCGGACGGCGACTGGCTGGAGGACCAGGACATGATCCGGCTGAGCGGGATCTTCCGCTCGGTCTACCTCTACTCCACCCCGGCCGTGCATCTGCGCGACTTCAAGCTGGACACCCCGCTCGGCGACGGCTACACGACCGCCGAGCTGTCCGTCACCGCGAGCGTCCGCGCGTACGAGGCCGGGCACGAGGGCGCGTACTCCGTCGAGACCCAGCTCTACGACAGCGGCGGCCACGCCGTCTGGTCGCGCCCCCTCGTCCAGTCCGTCGCCGTCGGCGCCTCCGCCGTAGGCGAGGACGTGACCGTGCAGGCCGCCAAGGCCGTCCCCTCGCCCGAGCTGTGGTCCGCCGAGCACCCGAACCTCTACACGGCCGTGCTCCACCTGCGCGACCCGCGCGGCAAGATCGTCGAGACCCTCTCCCACCGCGTCGGCCTGCGCGAGTTCGCCCTCAAGGACGGGCTGATGCGGATCAACGGCAAGCCGGTCTCCCTGCGGGGCACCAACCGGCACGAGATGCACCCCGACCGGGGCATGGCGCTCACCCGCGCCGACCTGGTCGAGGACATGGGAATCATCAAGCGCCTCAACATCAACTCCGTCCGCACCTCCCACTACCCGAACAACCCGCTCTGGTACGAGTTGGCGGACGAGTACGGCCTCTACCTCGTCGACGAGACGAACCTGGAGACGCACGGCATCCGCGACCGCTTTCCCGGAAACGACCCCGAGTGGACGAAGGCCTGCGTGGCCCGCGCCCGGAACATGGTCCACCGCGACAAGAACCACGCCTCCGTCGTCATCTGGTCCCTCGGCAACGAGGCGGGCGGCGGCTCCTCCTTCGTCGCCATGCGGAACTGGATCGAGTCGTACGACAAGACGCGCGTCATCCAGTACGAGGGCGACGACCGGCCGACGATCAGCCAGATCCGCTCGGAGATGTACGACAGTCCGCAGCGGGTCGAGCAGCGGGCGAAGGACACCTCGGACACCCGGCCGTACGTGATGATCGAGTACTCGCACTCGATGGGGAACTCGACCGGCAACTTCAAGAAGTACTGGGACCTCATACGGCGCTACCCCGTCCTCCAGGGCGGCTGGATCTGGGACTTCGTCGACCAGTCGCTGACCTGGCCGATCCCCAGGCTGAAGGTGTTCACCGACGCCGGCCCGAGCGGGCTGCAGGGTCAACTCCTCACCGCCGCAGGAACGTTCAGCCGCGAGAAGGGCCTGTCCGGTGCCACCGGCTTCACCCGCGACCCGGCCCTGGACCTCACCGGCTCCCTGACCCTGGAGGCCTGGGTCACCCCGCACGTCACCGGCGGCCACCAGCCGCTCGTCGCCAAGGGCGACACCCAGTACGCGCTGAAGCAGAGCGAGAAGAGCATCGAGTTCTTCATCTACGGCGGCGGCCAGTGGGTCAGCGTCAGCTGGGGGCTTCCGGCCGAGGGCTGGACCGGCCGCGAACACCATGTCGCCGGTGTCTTCGACGCCGGGGCCGGCTCCCTCACCCTCTACGTCGACGGTGAGGTGAAGGCGACCCGCACCACGACCCGGCGGCCCAGCGTGAACACGGCGCCGCTCGCGCTCGGCACCGACACGGACAACCCGACGCGCGAGTTCAGCGGCACGATCCGGCGGGCCGGCGTGTACGCGCGGGCCCTGAGCCGGACCGAGCTGGCCTCCGGGAGCCGTGGGCCCGGCGACGACGGGGTGCGGTTCTGGTTCGACGCGGCGACGGTCGAGGTGGCGGAGAGCAGGGCGAAGGAACGATCGTTCTTCGCGTACGGCGGCGACTGGGGCGACAACCCCAACGACGGGGCCTTCGTCGCGGACGGCATCGTCAAGGCCGACCGGGGCCACACCGGCAAGGCGGCCGAGGTCAAGCGCATCTACCAGGCCGTCCACGCGACACCGGCGGGCGACGGCGACACCCTGGCCTCGAAGACGGTCACCCTCACCAACGAGTACCTCTTCACCAACCTCCGTGAACTCGACGGCAGTTGGACCCTGGTGGCCGACGGCAAGAAGATCCAGGACGGCCGCCTCACCCGCGACCAGCTGGATGTCGGCCCCCTGTCCACCAAGGACATCACCGTCCCCTTCAGCCTCCCCGCCTCCCCCGCGCCCGGCACCGAGTACTTCCTCGAACTCTCCTTCACCACCAAGGACGCCACCCCCTGGGCCGAATCCGGCTTCGAGGTGGCGCGGCAGCAGCTGCCCGTCGACGCGGACAGCCCGGCGGTGACACCCGTACCGCTGGCGGACGTCCCGGTCCTCAAGTACGAGGAGAGCGACGAGGCCGTCACGGTCACCGGCAAGGGCTACCCGGGCCGCTTCTCCGTCACCGTCGACAAGGCGAGCGGCACGATCACGTCGTACAAGGCGGGCGGCACCCGGCTGATCTCCTCCGGCCCCGTACCCAACTTCTGGCGGGCCCCCACCGACAACGACCACGGCAACGGACAGCACACCCGCAACCAGACCTGGCGGGACGCGGGCACGAACCGCAAGGTGACGGCCGTGACCGTCCGCCCCCTGGGCGACGACCGGGCCGTGGAGATCAAGGTCACCGGCACCCTCCCGACGACCACCGAGTCGACGTACAGCACCACCTACACGGTGTTCGGCAACGGCGAGATCAAGGTCGACAACACCCTGCACCCGGGTGCGGCCTCCCTCCCGTACATCCCGGAGGTCGGCAACCTCCTCCTGCTCAACCGCCGCCTCGACCGCCTGCACTACTACGGCCGCGGCCCCGAGGAGAACCACTGGGACCGCAACAACGGCACCGACGTGGGTCTCTACTCCGGCGATGTCGCCGACCAGTGGTCCGGCTACATCCGCCCCCAGGAGAACGGCAACAAGACCGACGTCCGCTGGGCCGCCGTCACCGACCGCGACGGGGTGGGCCTGCTGGTCTCGGGCGACTCGCTGATCGAGGTCAACGCCTCGTACTTCACCCCGGAGGACCTGTCGACGGGCCTGCGCCACGACTACCACCTCACCCCCCGCGACACCGTCGTCCTGCGCGTCAACCACCGCCAGATGGGAGTCGGCGGCGACAACAGCTGGGGCGCCCACACCCACGACGAGTTCAAGCTCTTCGCCAACCGCGACTACTCGTACACGTACCGCCTGCGCCCGCTGACGGACGTGGCCGGGGCGACGGCGGCGTCCAGGAGGCCGACGGCGACGAAGTAG